A genomic window from Calonectris borealis chromosome 26, bCalBor7.hap1.2, whole genome shotgun sequence includes:
- the TAF11 gene encoding transcription initiation factor TFIID subunit 11 yields the protein MADPGEAGREELGAAAAAEQEPPPAGSSPAGNGAAAAEEPAAAEVAGEGEAGEAGEGGEPKAEAPDGEVRSAEGEAVDGEDPSLQPCAAKKVKLELKERKEKKHKVDEDEIQKMQILVSSFSEEQLNRYEMYRRSAFPKAAIKRLIQSITGTSVSQNVVIAMSGISKVFVGEVVEEALDVCEKWGELPPLQPKHMREAVRRLKSRGQIPNSKYKKIIFH from the exons ATGGCGGATCCCGGCGAGGCGGGCCGGGAGGAGctcggggccgccgccgccgccgagcaggagccgccgcccgcgggcTCGTCCCCCGCGGGGAATggggcggcggccgcggaggAGCCGGCGGCCGCGGAGGTGGCAGGCGAGGGCGAGGCGGGAGAGGCTGGCGAGGGCGGCGAGCCCAAGGCGGAGGCGCCGGATGGGGAG GTGAGGAGCGCAGAGGGGGAGGCGGTGGACGGGGAGGACCCCAGCCTGCAGCCGTGCGCGGCCAAGAAGGTGAagctggagctgaaggagaggaaggagaagaagcACAAAGTGGACGAGGACGAGATCCAGAAGATGCA GATACTGGtctcttccttttctgaagaACAGTTGAACCGTTACGAGATGTATCGCCGGTCTGCTTTCCCCAAAGCTGCTATTAAACGG CTGATCCAGTCCATCACCGGCACCTCTGTCTCTCAGAACGTGGTCATCGCCATGTCCGGCATTTCCAAGGTCTTTGTTGGGGAGGTGGTGGAGGAAG cACTGGACGTGTGTGAGAAGTGGGGGGAgctgccacctctgcagcccaAACACATGCGAGAGGCGGTCAGGAGGCTCAAGTCACGAGGCCAGATCCCCAATTCCAAATATAAAAAGATCATCTTCCACTGA